A stretch of the Longimicrobiales bacterium genome encodes the following:
- a CDS encoding DUF305 domain-containing protein, whose protein sequence is MEQHNDKMGMGWGRFAAMIATSTVIMFFLMYQLIYSLDHAMFSLNRMIASLVMACVMTFVMLAFMWSMYQGKATKIGVLVMAAVLGITLLFTNRSQAVIGDVSFMQSMIPHHSIAINNARKASINDPRVRELADGIIESQVLEIEQMKLLIDDIEQNGERGENDIPPRSTEVTPDMARKIREAVQ, encoded by the coding sequence ATGGAACAGCACAACGACAAAATGGGAATGGGCTGGGGACGGTTCGCCGCGATGATCGCGACCTCCACAGTCATCATGTTCTTCCTGATGTACCAGCTCATCTACTCACTGGATCACGCGATGTTCAGCCTGAACCGGATGATCGCGTCCCTGGTGATGGCGTGCGTGATGACATTCGTGATGCTCGCGTTCATGTGGTCGATGTATCAGGGCAAGGCGACGAAGATCGGTGTCCTGGTCATGGCGGCCGTGCTCGGCATCACCCTCCTGTTCACGAACCGCAGTCAGGCGGTGATCGGTGATGTGTCATTCATGCAGTCGATGATTCCACACCATTCGATCGCCATCAACAACGCGCGCAAGGCGAGCATCAACGACCCGCGCGTCCGCGAGCTCGCAGACGGGATCATCGAGTCCCAGGTCCTCGAGATCGAGCAGATGAAACTGCTGATCGACGACATCGAACAAAATGGCGAGCGAGGCGAAAACGACATCCCGCCCCGATCGACGGAGGTGACGCCGGACATGGCACGAAAGATCAGGGAAGCCGTGCAGTAA